One genomic window of Bradyrhizobium sp. CCGE-LA001 includes the following:
- a CDS encoding TetR/AcrR family transcriptional regulator: protein MLERMPLPSKRTNDPERTKRDILEVAMQEFAREGYSGARVDAIAARTRTSKRMIYYYFGGKEQLYLAVLEEAYRSIRALEEQLDIGSCDAREGLRRLIEATFDHDERNPSFIRLVSIENIHHGKHLKQNLQLRQLNASVIATLDGILKRGRSEGVFRDDVDAIDLHLAISSYCFFRVANRHTFGALFDRDLSEPGVLAKSRIQVVEMILAWLGAK, encoded by the coding sequence ATGCTCGAACGCATGCCGCTCCCATCGAAGCGCACCAACGATCCCGAGCGCACCAAGCGCGACATCCTCGAGGTGGCGATGCAGGAATTCGCCCGCGAAGGCTATTCCGGGGCGCGGGTCGACGCGATCGCCGCCCGGACACGCACGTCGAAGCGGATGATCTACTATTATTTCGGCGGCAAGGAGCAGCTCTACCTCGCGGTGCTGGAGGAGGCCTATCGCAGCATCCGTGCGCTGGAGGAGCAACTCGACATCGGAAGCTGCGATGCCCGCGAGGGCTTGCGCCGCCTGATCGAAGCCACCTTCGACCATGACGAACGCAATCCGAGCTTCATCCGCCTCGTCAGCATCGAGAACATCCACCACGGCAAGCATCTGAAGCAGAACCTGCAACTGCGCCAGCTCAACGCCAGCGTGATCGCGACGCTCGACGGCATCCTCAAGCGCGGCCGCAGCGAAGGCGTCTTCCGCGACGACGTCGACGCCATCGATTTGCACCTCGCCATCAGCTCCTACTGCTTCTTCCGCGTCGCCAACCGCCACACCTTCGGCGCCCTGTTCGACCGCGACCTCAGCGAGCCCGGGGTGCTGGCGAAGAGCAGGATCCAGGTCGTGGAGATGATCTTGGCTTGGTTGGGGGCGAAGTGA